GATCGGTATATCAGAATTAACGTTTTGGGAGTCAGCAAGTTAGTCGATGCCTTGGGTGGTGTGACAGTCTACGTACCGAAAAATATGAAATACCGAGATGATTCCCAACACCTATATATCAATTTGAAAGCGGGTAAGCAACATCTCAATGGCGATCAAGCGCTACAACTTTTGCGTTTTCGCCATGATGAGTTGGGAGATATTGGTCGCATTCAACGGCAGCAAATGGTCATTAGTGCCTTAACCGATCAAACTCTCAACCCAGCGACTCTGAGTCAACTGCCTAAAATACTTGACATAGTTAAAGAACACATAGATTCCAACTTAACAGTAGAAGAGTTAGTAGCGCTGTTGGGTTTTATGGTGCAAACCCATCGCTCCAATATGCAGATGTTGATGGTGCCTGGTCGATTTAGCGAAAAGAAAGAATATGATGCTAGCTACTGGATAGCAGACAACCAACATATTGGTGCGATGATGGCTAAGTACTTTGATTTGGATTCAGAACTTAAAGCAGAAGCGGTTCATCATCCCACTAACTTACGAATAGCACTTGAAGACAGTACAGGCACTAATCAAGCTAACCTACATCCACTAATCAAAATCTTAGAAAAAGCTGGCTATCACAACATCTATATTACTAAAAGCTGGGGTGAGCCGCTAGAAGTAACTCGTATTATTGCCCAACAAGGAGATAGCGACAGTGCTGAATTAATTCGCAACACTTTAAATTTAGGGGAAGTACGAGTGGAAAGCACTGGCAATCTCTACTCTGATATCAGTATTCAGGTCGGTAAAGATTCGTTGCAAGTTATCAGAAATACTCTCAAGTAGGGGGGCAAATATTAACTTATCCCACGGCTACGAAAACATCACAAATCTCCAGACACACTACTGCAAATGTCTTGCAATTTTGAATTAATAATTTTTAATTTTTAATTGGAGCGATGATAGTTTTTATAAAATAGAAGACTTATTTTCGGTCGATTCAATAAACGCCTCAAACTGACCATCAGGTGTCCATTGAATAGCCCCATCTCGTCCTGTAAAAAATAGTTTCGTCTGGCTTTGATTCAGTTCCGATAAAACTTTTGGATCAAAGTTAGCAGAAGAAGCGATCGCGACTTGTGGTTGTAGAGCAATAACTAAATCTTTTAATGACTGAGGGGCACACCACAGCACTTGAGGACGGGTCAAACTCCCACTTTTTACTAATTGCTGTACCTCTTTAGACTTTACATTCCCGACTAATAACCAATTTTGATCTAAAATTTGCAATTGCAAGATAGGTAATTGATCGTTGATTAATTGTGCTACTATTGAACCCGTTTTTACAGCCTGACCAACTGCCATCGGCTGGTAAAATCCCTGATATTTTTGTAATTCTTGTTGAATTGCCTGAGTTGCAATAGAACTTTCTGCATTGGGGGAATATTCATAGAAATTTTTGATTGGTAAACGTTGCAATAATTCTAACCAAGCATTACTTTCATTGCCTTGGAAATCAGTTGCGATCGCCCAATTGATTTGATTTACACCCTGCTGTTGTAAAAATGGTAAGATTGTAAAACGTCCAGTCCCTTCATCACCACTATTAATTACAGTTACAGTACCTCTATCTTGAACAACTATAATTGGTTCCGTACCAGATTCTAATACCGTTATCCTAAACAATGTATTTGTAGAATGCCAAAGAGGGATGAAAACTAAACCAATTCCAATCACATTAGCAACCCACCACCGCTTCTGCCACCAAGGGACTAGCCAAACCAGTGTAATTAGCATATAAATTGCCAAAAGCTGCCAAGTAGATATGCTGCCTACAGCAACAGAATTTCCTGGTAAATTGCTAAAAAATTCTACTAATTTAATTAGCCAGTCTGTCGGGTAATGCAATACTGCAGCTAAAAAGCTTCCTGCTTGAGTCCAAATTAATGCTGCTATGGCACTAATGATTCCACCTATACTAATGATCGAAATTAATGGAGTACTAATTATATTTAGCAACAAGCTATAAGATGGTACAACCCCAAAGACGAAAAGTTGTACTGGTAAAGTCCAAAGAGTCGCAGCTAGGGGAACAGCAATCAAAGAAGCGATCGCAGGTGGTAGCCATGCTAGGCGATTAACCAATGCAGGTACTGTTACGACTAATCCCAGGGTTGCTAAAAAACTCAATTGAAAGCCTAAATCCCAAATCCATAGAGGATTAAACACTAATAACAAAGTTGCCGCTAATAGTAACGATCCGAACTGTTTCACCTTCCTTTTTAATAGCAGCCCAACTAATGCCGCAAAACCCATAATTACGGCTCTCAGAACCGCAGGTTGAAAACCTGTTAAACTCAGAAAAATAATTAGAGCCAAAAAGCCAAGAGTAAATTGCGTTGCTTTTTTTGCCCGCCTCGTTAACTGTAAGATTACACTTAAAATCAAAGAAGTTTGGAACCCAGAAGCTGCCAAAGCATGAGCTAATCCCGCTTGTACAAATAAGTCGCGGATATCGTAAGGCAAATCAACAGCTTTGCTACCTAAAACCATTGCACTGACAAGAGGCCCTTCAGGAATACCCAACCAACGAACTTGCGATCGCACAATTCGCTCCCGAATTTGCCACCATCCCCATTTAGGTTCTTGATCCAAAATATTTATTTGTCGGCCAATCAAACCAGCAAACGTTCCTTCCTGCTTCAGAAACTTCTGAAAATCGAAACCACCAGGATTAGAAGCTGCCTTTGGTTTGTACAAAACTCCAGTTACCGCAATTTGTTGACTAGAGTATAACCCAGTAGTCTGAAGTATAGGTACTGTCACATACAACTTGCCCGTTACCCCTTTTGACACACCTGCTGAACCTTGATCGTTTTTGACTTCATCTAACTGAGTTACTTCCAGCCAAAATTGTCCTCGCTGACTCCGAGTTAAGCGGGGATTACTCGCCACTTCCCCACGAACAATCACAAGTTGTTCTTGATTGTTGCTATTTCCAGGCGGAACAAACTGACTAATATCTTTTACACCTGGTTGCGGCACTCGCCATTGAAAATATAGAGTTGCCAATAATCCCACCAAACCAGCCGCTAGCCATATTCGAGGATGGGAATTAGTTTGCCAAGTGTTAGGAACTACCTTATTTTTGCTTCCAGCATTTTCTGGTTTCTGAGCAAGTTGCCGTGAACTAGTGCGTCTTCTAAAAACAATTGCTCCCACTATCCCCAGAACTAGAATCCACACACCACCCCAAGGAACTGCCGTAAACAGCAACCCAAAAATATAGCCAAGACAAATAACTACACCACTGGTTTGAATCATAAGATTTTTTGTAAAAGCACCTGACAGCCCGAATTTGCATGTGACTTAAAAATAGCTATGGCAGCAATAGAAAAAAGTTGGCGTTACTGAACTTGGCAATTAAATTCAAAAATCAAATATTCCAAACTCTTATTATCTGCGACTGGAGTGCCTCTGCGTGAGTTTTTCATCTATAGGACTCCTATTTGATTTTTGAACAAAATTTAGGTATTGTAGGGTACGTTAGAACGAAGTTCGTAACGCATCATTATCAAGAGTTTGATGCGTTACGCTATCGCTAACACGCTCTACGGATCTTTTCAGAAATCAAACCGGATTTCTACTATGTTAATCAGC
This genomic interval from Nostoc sp. KVJ3 contains the following:
- a CDS encoding ComEC/Rec2 family competence protein, translated to MIQTSGVVICLGYIFGLLFTAVPWGGVWILVLGIVGAIVFRRRTSSRQLAQKPENAGSKNKVVPNTWQTNSHPRIWLAAGLVGLLATLYFQWRVPQPGVKDISQFVPPGNSNNQEQLVIVRGEVASNPRLTRSQRGQFWLEVTQLDEVKNDQGSAGVSKGVTGKLYVTVPILQTTGLYSSQQIAVTGVLYKPKAASNPGGFDFQKFLKQEGTFAGLIGRQINILDQEPKWGWWQIRERIVRSQVRWLGIPEGPLVSAMVLGSKAVDLPYDIRDLFVQAGLAHALAASGFQTSLILSVILQLTRRAKKATQFTLGFLALIIFLSLTGFQPAVLRAVIMGFAALVGLLLKRKVKQFGSLLLAATLLLVFNPLWIWDLGFQLSFLATLGLVVTVPALVNRLAWLPPAIASLIAVPLAATLWTLPVQLFVFGVVPSYSLLLNIISTPLISIISIGGIISAIAALIWTQAGSFLAAVLHYPTDWLIKLVEFFSNLPGNSVAVGSISTWQLLAIYMLITLVWLVPWWQKRWWVANVIGIGLVFIPLWHSTNTLFRITVLESGTEPIIVVQDRGTVTVINSGDEGTGRFTILPFLQQQGVNQINWAIATDFQGNESNAWLELLQRLPIKNFYEYSPNAESSIATQAIQQELQKYQGFYQPMAVGQAVKTGSIVAQLINDQLPILQLQILDQNWLLVGNVKSKEVQQLVKSGSLTRPQVLWCAPQSLKDLVIALQPQVAIASSANFDPKVLSELNQSQTKLFFTGRDGAIQWTPDGQFEAFIESTENKSSIL
- a CDS encoding LCP family protein; the protein is MSGKRMPTGENHSGKAFKQSNKNAKKLKPRRWLWFWVRIGCVAMGAAIAGTLLAVSFTSKPLQKTQLNQKQQAVFDGKRITGNGLQFSALSRPVNVLVLGMSVLPPDIKNPPPETLHMRYQPELNSFDGLSDVMLLLRFEPEKKKLIMLSIPRDTRIEVPGHGMTKINATNVYGGPALTSTAVSNLLDGVEIDRYIRINVLGVSKLVDALGGVTVYVPKNMKYRDDSQHLYINLKAGKQHLNGDQALQLLRFRHDELGDIGRIQRQQMVISALTDQTLNPATLSQLPKILDIVKEHIDSNLTVEELVALLGFMVQTHRSNMQMLMVPGRFSEKKEYDASYWIADNQHIGAMMAKYFDLDSELKAEAVHHPTNLRIALEDSTGTNQANLHPLIKILEKAGYHNIYITKSWGEPLEVTRIIAQQGDSDSAELIRNTLNLGEVRVESTGNLYSDISIQVGKDSLQVIRNTLK